From the genome of Gambusia affinis linkage group LG04, SWU_Gaff_1.0, whole genome shotgun sequence:
CATCCACccacatccaaccagcatccaaccagcatccgaccacatccaaccagcatccaaaCAGCATCAGaccacatccaaccagcatccaaccaCATCCAACTAGCATCTGAccacatccaaccaacatccaaacaGCATCCGACCACATCCAACTAGCATCAGACCACATCCACccacatccaaccagcatccaaccacatccaaccagcatccgacCACATCCAACTAGCATCCAaccacatccaaccagcatccgaccacatccaaccagcatccaaaCAGCATCAGaccacatccaaccagcatccaaccaCATCCAACTAGCATCCGACCACATCCAACCAACATTCCAAACAGCATCAGACCACATCCACCCAaatccaaccagcatccaaccacatccaaccagcatccgaccacatccaaccagcatccaaccagcatcagaccacatccaaccagcatccgacCACATCCAACTAGCATCAGACCACATCCACCCACATCCAACAGGCATCCAaccacatccaaccagcatctgaccacatccaaccagcatccaaccagcatccgacCACATCCACCCACATCCCACCAGCATCCGACCACATCCAACTAGCATCAGACCACATCCACCCACATCCAACAGGCATCCAaccacatccaaccagcatccgaccacatccaaccagcatccaaccagcatccgacCACATCCACCCACATCCCACCAGCATCCGACCACATCCAACTAGCATCCGACCACATCCACCCACATCCAACTAGCATCAGACCACATCCACCCACATCCAACAGGCATCCAaccacatccaaccagcatccgaccacatccaaccagcatccaaccagcatccgacCACATCCACCCACATCCCACCAGCATCCGACCACATCCAACTAGCATCCGaccacatccaaccagcatccgacCACATCCAACTAGCATCCAACCACATCCAACCTGCATCCGaccacatccaaccagcatccaaccagcatccgacCACATCCACccacatccaaccagcatccgaccacatccaaccagcatccgacAACATCCAACTAGCATCCAaccacatccaaccagcatccgaccacatccaaccagcatccaaccaCATCTACccacatccaaccagcatccgaccacatccaaccagcatccgaccacatccaaccagcatccgaccacatccaaccagcatccgacCACATCCACccacatccaaccagcatccaaccaaATCCTACCAGCATCCGACCACATCCAaccacatccaaccagcatccaaccacatccaaccagcatccaaccacatccaaccagcatccgacAACATCCAACTAGCATCCAaccacatccaaccagcatccgaccacatccaaccagcatccaaccaCATCTACccacatccaaccagcatccgaccacatccaaccagcatccgaccacatccaaccagcatccgaccacatccaaccagcatccgaccacatccaaccagcatccaaccagcatccgacCACATCCAACTAGCATCCCaccacatccaaccagcatccgaccacatccaaccagcatccaaccagcatccgacCACATCCACccacatccaaccagcatccaaccacatccaaccagcatccaaccaCATCAGACCACATTCAGTCAGGTACATCTAAACCTGGCCCTCCAGGTGTTCCTGGCCCTCCAGGTGTGTGTTTCTTCAGACTCTCCAGGTGTGCTGATCTTCTTCACTCTGGATGGTTCAAAGCCGGTTGCCGAGCACCAGGGGTCAGAGGTTGGCAGCAGGAAGTACACAGGTCCCGTCCTGCTTCCTGTGGGTCGGGTGTCTGTCAGAGCCGTGGCCGTCGCCAGGTAACGTTCAGCAGAAACACCTGAgctgcatcacttcctgtttccctctGCTGAGTGTGACTGCGGCACAGGGACGGGAGGCGCAGCTCTGTGGTCACCAAGGTCTTCTCCGTGGGTCAGGTGGAACCAAATCAGCAGGTAGCCAATCAGCAGCCTGTAGCTGACCTCTGAACTCGCTCGCCTGTCTGATCTGAAGAGCTCCACCTCTGTGGTTCTGTTGCTTCAGGTCCAGTCTGAAGGCGGCTATGATTCTGATGAGcggtccggttctgatccaacaCCTGCAGGAACACCTGGATGCTCTCAGTGGAGGAAAGTCACCTGCAGTCCGGCTTCAGAACCGGAGCGGATCGGGTCCAGTCCTCCACCGGTTCCCCTGCCCTCCAGATGCTCCAGAGGTGCCGGGATTCCAGATCCTGATGCTGCCTGGACCTGCTCTTCCCGACGCTCCTGCTCTGCGGTAAACAGGATAACAGAGAGATCCGGCAGGAAGTTCCAGACCTTTTACTGTGATCAACTTCCTGTCTGCCAGGATTCTCACCATCCAACGCCGCTGAGCAGCGAACCGCAAACCCAACCGCCGAGTGACGCCGCTCCGCCGCGGTACGCTCTCAGGACACCCCCACTCTGATGACACTACCATTAGGACACGCTCACTGGCGGAGACACGCCCACTAAATCAAGCATCAATGAAATACAAACTGATTTCcaagtagtttgtttttatagtgtcagaatatctttgttgttggtttattattgttttattcattcttaTTATTGGTATTGTGGTTCCTCACCCGTCCACTGGGGGGCGTATCCTGGTCCTTTGTGTTTCCAGGTGTCCTCGCTGCCTCTGCTGCCCTTCAGACCCGTTTGCTCGGTTCTGTTCTCAGTGTGGCGCTGTGATTCCTCCGGTACCGGCGCTCTGGCCGCCCCCTGCTGGGAGAGGACAGGTACTGCCCTCGTCCACCGTCCAGCTGCTGCCGGCTGGTCCAGACGGACGGACTGACCGTCTGTCCTGCTGTCTCAGCTCCTGCCGTGTCCTTCCTGTCGCTGCCTGGTTCCCATCAACTCTCGGACCTGTTGGACCTGTGAGGCGTCCACAGAAGGGTCCCGGGCCGGATTCTCTCTGCAGGTGAGCTCAAGGTCCATCGCCGTTAGCAACCATGGGTCAGGTACTGATGGAACCGGGACGTCAACCAGGAAATACTCACATCGAGTTTTGGTTCTGACCTTTGGCCGATACGTCcagaccagaaccgggtcaagTCGATTCTGGTCGGGGTTTAcctgtttgtgttgctgcaggTCAATCTGGGTGGAGGTGGCGCCCCCTCTGGTGGGCCGGGGGACAGCAGCATGTGGTCCTGCTCCAGATGTCGCCGTCTGAACCGCCATGATGCCAGATTCTGTGACCGTTGTGGCACcaaggtgacctttgacctcctgcTGTGCTGGGCAGTGAAGAATTGTGGGATATTTACTGGTGTGCGTATCCAggttggccacgccccctgctGGGTGACGTGTTGGCGGTGTGGAGCAAGCGCACCGCCGGATGCCCCCCACTGTGTGGCGTGCGGCGTGTTCCTCCTGGCACTGGCCCCGCCCACACCCTGCAGTGACATCACACCGCCTGAAGAGGACGCCGCCCACAGCCAGGTAGAAAGACGCCGGTTCCCTGTGGTCTGCTTACTTCCTTCCTGTTGTTAACAGGCTCCGCCCCCACAGAGCCCCGCCCCTAGACAGGGCGTAGCTCCTCCCCCTGTGGATCGGTCCACGCAAACCGTCGGACTCTATTACCCATCAGccactgagctgcagcagcgggaccagcagagggcgctgtggCGCCGGCGGGAGGCGGAGAGGATCAACCACCGGCCGCCGCTCAGCGCCGTCAGCCCCGGC
Proteins encoded in this window:
- the dzank1 gene encoding double zinc ribbon and ankyrin repeat-containing protein 1 isoform X1; this translates as MQNWNQNRVRTLRESQLFRRFLSGRDPFQTGVRNSCTETQSVFWVQNQDPYRHHPHQSGHGGSGSCSLVSDRKQEVLVPPLVQMKPRSAGVSTRFWRNISTSSAAGLDPAFPLSDCYRSDSGCHGSRRHFSSSHHPDQRGRDPKTQDPHRHQDARLHPVRLSRCADLLHSGWFKAGCRAPGVRGWQQEVHRSRPASCGSGVCQSRGRRQVEPNQQVQSEGGYDSDERSGSDPTPAGTPGCSQWRKVTCSPASEPERIGSSPPPVPLPSRCSRGAGIPDPDAAWTCSSRRSCSADSHHPTPLSSEPQTQPPSDAAPPRCPRCLCCPSDPFARFCSQCGAVIPPVPALWPPPAGRGQLLPCPSCRCLVPINSRTCWTCEASTEGSRAGFSLQVNLGGGGAPSGGPGDSSMWSCSRCRRLNRHDARFCDRCGTKVGHAPCWVTCWRCGASAPPDAPHCVACGVFLLALAPPTPCSDITPPEEDAAHSQSPAPRQGVAPPPVDRSTQTVGLYYPSATELQQRDQQRALWRRREAERINHRPPLSAVSPGRGYWRNQVDHVCAHLRSYTQNRASFRTLLAEPRLGRMVSALVQQNQDEMVLTLSFSLAANQNRQQVGPDDDPDSPAGSSTVPGRVQKLSSVTQRATDRAGSPGRKRDSDLEPDLLDEELCRSGF
- the dzank1 gene encoding double zinc ribbon and ankyrin repeat-containing protein 1 isoform X4 — translated: MAAGAISAPLIIPISEGVTRKPKTRIDTRTPVCIQSDSPGVLIFFTLDGSKPVAEHQGSEVGSRKYTGPVLLPVGRVSVRAVAVARDGRRSSVVTKVFSVGQVEPNQQVQSEGGYDSDERSGSDPTPAGTPGCSQWRKVTCSPASEPERIGSSPPPVPLPSRCSRGAGIPDPDAAWTCSSRRSCSADSHHPTPLSSEPQTQPPSDAAPPRCPRCLCCPSDPFARFCSQCGAVIPPVPALWPPPAGRGQLLPCPSCRCLVPINSRTCWTCEASTEGSRAGFSLQVNLGGGGAPSGGPGDSSMWSCSRCRRLNRHDARFCDRCGTKVGHAPCWVTCWRCGASAPPDAPHCVACGVFLLALAPPTPCSDITPPEEDAAHSQSPAPRQGVAPPPVDRSTQTVGLYYPSATELQQRDQQRALWRRREAERINHRPPLSAVSPGRGYWRNQVDHVCAHLRSYTQNRASFRTLLAEPRLGRMVSALVQQNQDEMVLTLSFSLAANQNRQQVGPDDDPDSPAGSSTVPGRVQKLSSVTQRATDRAGSPGRKRDSDLEPDLLDEELCRSGF
- the dzank1 gene encoding double zinc ribbon and ankyrin repeat-containing protein 1 isoform X5; the protein is MAAGAISAPLIIPISEGVTRKPKTRIDTRTPVCIQSDSPGVLIFFTLDGSKPVAEHQGSEVGSRKYTGPVLLPVGRVSVRAVAVARDGRRSSVVTKVFSVGTPGCSQWRKVTCSPASEPERIGSSPPPVPLPSRCSRGAGIPDPDAAWTCSSRRSCSADSHHPTPLSSEPQTQPPSDAAPPRCPRCLCCPSDPFARFCSQCGAVIPPVPALWPPPAGRGQLLPCPSCRCLVPINSRTCWTCEASTEGSRAGFSLQVNLGGGGAPSGGPGDSSMWSCSRCRRLNRHDARFCDRCGTKVGHAPCWVTCWRCGASAPPDAPHCVACGVFLLALAPPTPCSDITPPEEDAAHSQSPAPRQGVAPPPVDRSTQTVGLYYPSATELQQRDQQRALWRRREAERINHRPPLSAVSPGRGYWRNQVDHVCAHLRSYTQNRASFRTLLAEPRLGRMVSALVQQNQDEMVLTLSFSLAANQNRQQVGPDDDPDSPAGSSTVPGRVQKLSSVTQRATDRAGSPGRKRDSDLEPDLLDEELCRSGF
- the dzank1 gene encoding double zinc ribbon and ankyrin repeat-containing protein 1 isoform X3, which encodes MSRSEIHFDEIHRKLEPEPNKGQNQIRTGTKLGTSLSGNLWNILLLDLNRLSDCYRSDSGCHGSRRHFSSSHHPDQRGRDPKTQDPHRHQDARLHPVRLSRCADLLHSGWFKAGCRAPGVRGWQQEVHRSRPASCGSGVCQSRGRRQVEPNQQVQSEGGYDSDERSGSDPTPAGTPGCSQWRKVTCSPASEPERIGSSPPPVPLPSRCSRGAGIPDPDAAWTCSSRRSCSADSHHPTPLSSEPQTQPPSDAAPPRCPRCLCCPSDPFARFCSQCGAVIPPVPALWPPPAGRGQLLPCPSCRCLVPINSRTCWTCEASTEGSRAGFSLQVNLGGGGAPSGGPGDSSMWSCSRCRRLNRHDARFCDRCGTKVGHAPCWVTCWRCGASAPPDAPHCVACGVFLLALAPPTPCSDITPPEEDAAHSQSPAPRQGVAPPPVDRSTQTVGLYYPSATELQQRDQQRALWRRREAERINHRPPLSAVSPGRGYWRNQVDHVCAHLRSYTQNRASFRTLLAEPRLGRMVSALVQQNQDEMVLTLSFSLAANQNRQQVGPDDDPDSPAGSSTVPGRVQKLSSVTQRATDRAGSPGRKRDSDLEPDLLDEELCRSGF
- the dzank1 gene encoding double zinc ribbon and ankyrin repeat-containing protein 1 isoform X2, with translation MSRSEIHFDEIHRKLEPEPNKGQNQIRTGTKLGTSLSGNLWNILLLDLNRQLSDCYRSDSGCHGSRRHFSSSHHPDQRGRDPKTQDPHRHQDARLHPVRLSRCADLLHSGWFKAGCRAPGVRGWQQEVHRSRPASCGSGVCQSRGRRQVEPNQQVQSEGGYDSDERSGSDPTPAGTPGCSQWRKVTCSPASEPERIGSSPPPVPLPSRCSRGAGIPDPDAAWTCSSRRSCSADSHHPTPLSSEPQTQPPSDAAPPRCPRCLCCPSDPFARFCSQCGAVIPPVPALWPPPAGRGQLLPCPSCRCLVPINSRTCWTCEASTEGSRAGFSLQVNLGGGGAPSGGPGDSSMWSCSRCRRLNRHDARFCDRCGTKVGHAPCWVTCWRCGASAPPDAPHCVACGVFLLALAPPTPCSDITPPEEDAAHSQSPAPRQGVAPPPVDRSTQTVGLYYPSATELQQRDQQRALWRRREAERINHRPPLSAVSPGRGYWRNQVDHVCAHLRSYTQNRASFRTLLAEPRLGRMVSALVQQNQDEMVLTLSFSLAANQNRQQVGPDDDPDSPAGSSTVPGRVQKLSSVTQRATDRAGSPGRKRDSDLEPDLLDEELCRSGF